Proteins co-encoded in one uncultured Draconibacterium sp. genomic window:
- a CDS encoding YeeE/YedE thiosulfate transporter family protein, whose protein sequence is MGPITILNDLPEWLNLCIGFFIGIGFGFALEQAGFSSSRKLAGMFYGYDTTVLKVFFTAAIVALAGSQLLSYFGLLDLNMVYVNPYYVTATLVGGVIMGAGFIMGGFCPGTGISALSIGKIDALFFLVGGLSGAFIFAETYPMIQTLAGANYKGPIRVDEWLGVSPGVFTFLLIVAAVVLFWLAELAEKKYARNDITSEI, encoded by the coding sequence ATGGGACCGATTACAATACTTAACGACCTTCCGGAATGGCTTAACCTCTGCATCGGTTTCTTTATCGGGATTGGCTTTGGCTTTGCGCTGGAGCAGGCTGGATTTTCATCGAGCCGTAAACTGGCTGGCATGTTTTACGGTTACGACACTACTGTTTTGAAAGTGTTTTTTACCGCCGCAATAGTAGCGCTGGCAGGCTCGCAATTGCTCAGCTATTTTGGCCTGCTCGATTTAAATATGGTGTATGTAAATCCATATTACGTAACCGCAACACTTGTTGGCGGAGTAATTATGGGAGCCGGATTTATTATGGGCGGTTTTTGTCCGGGAACGGGAATCAGCGCTTTATCGATCGGGAAAATCGATGCACTCTTTTTTCTGGTTGGCGGCTTAAGTGGTGCATTTATTTTTGCAGAAACCTACCCGATGATACAGACATTGGCCGGTGCGAATTACAAAGGCCCGATTCGCGTTGATGAATGGTTGGGAGTATCTCCCGGAGTTTTTACTTTTCTGTTGATCGTGGCTGCGGTTGTCCTATTCTGGTTAGCCGAACTGGCCGAAAAGAAATATGCACGAAATGATATCACCTCAGAAATTTAA
- a CDS encoding rhodanese-like domain-containing protein, with the protein MIKIKPILSFFTLAAFVVLLSCSGGQKKTEQTQTSVKDPNPKIEVNAEAKLLLKTLNEMGDYANSRNFPSLIKPSSVYEELDGNIKIIDVRNEDAFNDGHIKGAVRVDFSDLPAYLTNDIKPFEYDKIVVVCYSGQISSYATSLLRLAGYGNVYGMRWGMSGWNRHFAEDVWLANVSSDYEDQLETEDHDKAPIADLPKLNTGSTDGDELLQQRIEALFAAGYSDALVNAGDVFENPGQYYSINYDRKDKYDSGHIPGAVRYKPGGTLGIVSEMQTIPVDKEVVLYCNTGHNSGFATAYLRLFGYDAKTLTFGNNAFMYDKMKQEESTLSWLPFTEAEIHDYPYVQN; encoded by the coding sequence ATGATCAAGATAAAACCGATTTTAAGTTTTTTTACATTGGCAGCTTTTGTCGTTTTGCTTTCCTGCTCGGGTGGGCAGAAAAAAACTGAGCAAACACAAACCAGTGTAAAAGACCCCAACCCAAAAATTGAGGTAAATGCCGAGGCAAAATTACTGCTAAAAACGCTGAATGAAATGGGTGATTACGCTAATAGTCGTAATTTTCCGTCGCTTATAAAACCATCGTCAGTTTATGAAGAGCTGGATGGAAACATTAAAATTATTGATGTTCGCAACGAAGACGCTTTTAACGACGGGCACATAAAAGGTGCTGTTCGTGTCGATTTTAGCGATCTGCCTGCGTATCTCACCAACGATATCAAACCGTTTGAATACGACAAAATTGTGGTAGTATGTTATTCCGGTCAGATTTCAAGTTATGCCACTTCGTTGTTACGACTGGCAGGCTACGGAAATGTTTATGGCATGCGTTGGGGGATGAGTGGCTGGAATAGACACTTTGCTGAGGATGTGTGGCTGGCTAATGTATCTTCTGATTATGAGGATCAGCTTGAGACGGAAGATCACGATAAAGCACCGATAGCGGATCTTCCAAAACTGAACACCGGAAGTACGGATGGCGACGAATTGCTGCAACAACGCATTGAGGCTCTTTTTGCAGCCGGTTATAGCGATGCTTTGGTAAACGCTGGTGATGTGTTTGAAAATCCCGGACAGTATTATTCGATTAATTACGACCGGAAAGACAAATACGATTCGGGTCATATTCCGGGTGCTGTGCGTTACAAACCTGGTGGAACGCTTGGGATTGTTTCAGAGATGCAAACTATTCCGGTAGATAAGGAAGTGGTGTTGTACTGCAATACCGGGCACAATTCGGGCTTTGCAACGGCTTACCTGCGTTTGTTTGGTTACGATGCCAAAACGCTCACCTTTGGTAACAATGCTTTTATGTACGATAAAATGAAACAGGAAGAAAGTACTCTTTCGTGGCTGCCGTTTACCGAAGCCGAAATTCATGATTATCCGTACGTTCAAAATTAA
- a CDS encoding YeeE/YedE thiosulfate transporter family protein: MRKKYMNPYLAGVLLGLVLLSAMFFSGRGLGASGGLKYAVVAAVETVDHQHAMKSPYYSKYFEDGKNPLKSWLAFEVLGMFLGGLISGAISGRLKFKIEKSPKISNGKRLLFAFLGGVFFVYGAQLARGCTSGAALSGMAVLSVAGFMTMIGIFGSAFLFAWFFRKLWI; the protein is encoded by the coding sequence ATGAGAAAAAAATACATGAATCCGTACCTGGCGGGGGTGCTGCTTGGCCTGGTACTTTTAAGCGCCATGTTTTTTTCGGGGCGCGGACTGGGAGCCAGTGGCGGATTAAAATACGCTGTTGTAGCGGCTGTTGAGACGGTTGACCACCAGCACGCCATGAAATCGCCGTACTACAGTAAATATTTCGAAGACGGTAAAAATCCCTTAAAAAGTTGGCTGGCATTTGAGGTGCTCGGCATGTTTTTAGGAGGATTGATTTCTGGAGCTATCTCGGGTCGCTTAAAATTCAAAATTGAGAAGTCTCCAAAAATATCAAATGGGAAACGATTGCTGTTTGCTTTTCTTGGCGGTGTGTTTTTTGTTTACGGAGCACAACTCGCTCGTGGATGTACCAGCGGCGCAGCACTCTCCGGAATGGCAGTACTTTCGGTAGCCGGATTTATGACCATGATCGGGATTTTTGGCTCTGCCTTCTTATTTGCATGGTTTTTCAGAAAACTCTGGATTTAA
- a CDS encoding rhodanese-like domain-containing protein has product MNARLKISALLVGVGLILAFLPFNAAKSFQLKPTELLEISMNSDMYFSVDEVARLVNNEDTTIQLIDLRNTSEFMESNIPGSINIPFNDLLNPNWEGYLNQDKVRNVYYANGDETANLAWTIVSGLGYANSFVMRGGMNEWYRTVMYSKFEGERITPRENALFENRYKARRTFTQINSLPDSLKMQYLEAKRLEESQLDGGCE; this is encoded by the coding sequence ATGAATGCACGACTTAAAATATCTGCTTTACTTGTAGGAGTTGGATTGATTCTGGCCTTTCTGCCTTTTAATGCAGCTAAATCTTTTCAACTAAAGCCCACCGAATTACTGGAAATATCGATGAATTCCGACATGTATTTTTCGGTTGATGAAGTGGCTCGTTTGGTAAATAACGAAGATACCACCATCCAACTGATTGATTTGCGTAACACTTCCGAGTTTATGGAAAGTAACATCCCGGGTTCGATCAATATTCCGTTTAATGATTTGCTCAACCCTAACTGGGAAGGATATCTGAATCAGGATAAAGTAAGAAATGTTTATTACGCAAATGGCGATGAAACAGCAAACCTGGCCTGGACCATCGTGAGCGGCCTGGGCTACGCGAATTCATTTGTGATGAGAGGCGGAATGAATGAATGGTACAGAACAGTTATGTATAGCAAGTTTGAAGGTGAACGAATTACACCACGCGAAAATGCGCTGTTCGAAAACCGCTACAAAGCACGAAGAACTTTTACACAAATTAATAGTTTACCCGACAGTTTAAAAATGCAATACCTTGAAGCGAAACGATTGGAAGAATCGCAGCTGGATGGAGGTTGTGAATAA